The following proteins come from a genomic window of Paeniglutamicibacter kerguelensis:
- a CDS encoding helix-turn-helix domain-containing protein: MVDLQRFENAHYLTVAEVALSMRVSKMTVYRLVHAGELPAVRFGRSYRVPELAVEEYLVAEQHAATSPTQYPATT; the protein is encoded by the coding sequence ATGGTTGACCTGCAGAGGTTCGAGAACGCGCACTATCTCACGGTGGCCGAGGTGGCCCTGTCGATGAGGGTGTCGAAAATGACCGTCTACCGGTTGGTGCATGCCGGGGAGCTGCCCGCCGTGCGTTTCGGCAGGTCCTACCGCGTGCCCGAACTGGCGGTGGAGGAATACCTGGTTGCCGAGCAGCACGCGGCCACGTCGCCGACCCAGTACCCCGCGACCACCTGA